The Toxorhynchites rutilus septentrionalis strain SRP chromosome 3, ASM2978413v1, whole genome shotgun sequence genome includes a region encoding these proteins:
- the LOC129777661 gene encoding conserved oligomeric Golgi complex subunit 2 has protein sequence MANTRDLFSLPAGPADLCFDKNEFMKKTFSVDEFLHENRNAGSLEIIRDDLGIYLKVLRSAMIELINQDYADFVDLSANLIGLDQQISGIGAPLEKLREEVLTMREALQGTMKSISDCLDQKKALRTYKKSLQSLGKVQQALVKLDNLLSPMDGREHDINPILLERAALESIQLQFNIKFCGEFLNEEQMRRSESMKNNLLMQMKEYFLKTLEQKNIDGMERCLRIYCTLDETRTAEEVFKHEIVSPYMNRVVSESSLQNSPQGLTGIYNQILDFISLNMKSLLTLTKKNGKVKGFNFIINSFWTEVERRMETNMSSIFAPGNPESFYQKYKCTLEFLERIEQIIEDSAEIAYFKAHPQYKSFQVRWNLPVYFQIRFQEIGSNLEKACSREIDAIRFTSQQIGASQFNLITFSIALTCISNCWQEGIYLPQLFHRFVKFTLQLLSRATTWIDTAITFNPPLQTDSPEPLLRLKLLATLFSDVTNLSKKIPNIITLIIQKAPPVLALTAQKLDELFFDNRSALSAKLNRLQTLIVQELVQISIPHIKQVSDIPRLYRKTNREVPSKCCPYMEQLIQPSRNFQERYSAMVGDEQLKEFLGNVYRSLTLHYYQAVDEVLISVQKTEESLRRLKNLRDRNANPITTATFPNSGSISTDRTSMSDDDKIRLQIQVDVIYYVQEIERLGLARGEIEKLHELVLLTEKATKIKIGNNQQTPEQV, from the exons ATGGCCAACACTCGGGATCTGTTCAGCCTGCCGGCCGGCCCTGCCGATTTGTGTTTCGATAAAAACGAATTCATGAAG AAAACATTTTCAGTGGATGAATTCCTTCACGAGAACCGCAATGCTGGCAGTTTGGAAATAATAAGGGACGATTTGGGTATTTATCTGAAAGTACTCCGATCGGCTATGATCGAGCTTATCAACCAAGATTACGCTGATTTCGTGGATTTGTCAGCTAACCTGATCGGGCTGGACCAACAGATCAGTGGGATAGGAGCTCCACTAGAGAAACTGAGAGAAGAAGTCCTGACGATGAGGGAAGCGCTGCAGGGAACGATGAAAAGCATTTCCGATTGTCTGGATCAAAAGAAAGCCCTCAGAACATACAAGAAAAGTCTGCAGAGTTTGGGGAAAGTTCAGCAAGCACTAgtgaaattggataatttgttGAGTCCGATGGACGGAAGGGAACATGACATCAATCCAATTCTTCTTGAGAGGGCAGCTCTCGAGTCGATTCAGCTGCAGTTCAACATCAAATTTTGTGGAGAGTTTTTAAATGAAGAACAAATGCGACGCTCCGAGAGTATGAAAAATAACCTTCTGATgcaaatgaaagaatattttctgaaaacgttggaacaaaaaaatatagacGGAATGGAGCGATGTCTTCGGATTTACTGCACGTTGGATGAAACCCGCACGGCTGAAGAGGTCTTCAAGCATGAAATTGTGTCTCCCTACATGAATCGAGTGGTGTCTGAAAGTAGTCTTCAGAATTCACCCCAAGGATTAACCGGTATCTACAATCAGATCCTGGACTTCATTTCGCTCAATATGAAAAGTTTGCTGACATTGACGAAGAAAAACGGAAAAGTTAAAGGGTTTAACTTTATTATAAACAGTTTCTGGACGGAGGTAGAACGACGAATGGAAACCAATATGTCCTCGATTTTTGCCCCTGGCAATCCGGAATCATTCTACCAGAAGTATAAGTGTACTCTTGAATTCCTGGAACGCATTGAGCAAATAATTGAAGATTCGGCAGAAATCGCATACTTTAAAGCACATCCGCAGTATAAGAGTTTCCAGGTGCGATGGAATCTGCCGGTCTATTTTCAAATTCGATTCCAGGAAATAGGTTCAAACTTGGAAAAAGCGTGTAGTCGGGAAATTGATGCCATCAGATTTACATCGCAGCAGATCGGTGCTAGCCAATTTAATTTGATCACGTTTTCGATTGCTCTCACGTGTATTTCCAACTGTTGGCAGGAGGGCATATATCTTCCCCAGTTGTTTCATCGGTTTGTTAAGTTTACTCTCCAACTGCTATCCCGCGCAACGACGTGGATTGATACCGCCATCACGTTCAACCCTCCGCTACAAACAGATTCACCGGAACCTTTGCTTAGGCTTAAATTGTTGGCTACTCTCTTCTCCGACGTTACAAATCTATCGAAGAAGATACCCAACATAATAACTCTCATCATTCAGAAAGCTCCGCCGGTGCTCGCCTTGACGGCGCAAAAACTGGACGAATTGTTTTTCGATAATCGATCGGCATTAAGTGCCAAGCTCAATCGACTCCAAACGTTGATCGTACAAGAGTTGGTGCAGATAAGCATTCCGCACATCAAACAGGTCAGCGATATTCCCCGATTGTATCGCAAAACAAATCGTGAGGTGCCCAGCAAATGCTGTCCGTACATGGAGCAGTTAATACAGCCGAGCCGAAATTTCCAGGAGCGTTACAGTGCAATGGTGGGTGACGAACAGCTGAAGGAGTTCCTTGGGAACGTCTACCGGAGTCTTACATTGCA ctACTACCAAGCAGTGGACGAGGTCTTAATTTCGGTCCAAAAAACTGAAGAATCTTTACGCCGACTGAAGAACCTCCGGGATCGGAATGCAAACCCAATTACGACGGCCACATTCCCGAACAGTGGCAGCATATCGACCGATCGCACATCAATGTCCGACGACGACAAGATCCGACTGCAGATACAGGTAGATGTTATCTACTATGTGCAGGAAATCGAGCGCCTTGGCTTGGCGCGAGGTGAGATAGAAAAGCTTCACGAATTAGTGCTTCTGACGGAGAAAGCGACCAAAATTAAAATAGGAAACAACCAGCAAACGCCGGAGCAGGTGTGA
- the LOC129778114 gene encoding proteasome assembly chaperone 2: protein MFRFSKEIDLTGYSLLIPSVSVGNVAQLAIDLLIETLKLEKIGMIWHPALIPVIGPQAYDHESDKVTTTAELYVSGDRKLIVMQIRAPLVNAMQADFLEKMTDFIGDRQLADVIILSSSFAHENHSIGSRPHRYTANVKFLSTYSAELDSLQWSKLEGRVIHGGGYATRLLDICTEKQVACFVLFNYVSEGDNTADAVQLVSLMDRLKKPLLPREEDGQKIKLSIPSSWKHLFGNAPPVNVY, encoded by the coding sequence ATGTTTAGGTTCTCAAAAGAAATCGACTTGACGGGATATTCTCTACTTATTCCTAGTGTTAGCGTAGGAAATGTAGCGCAACTTGCCATTGATTTGCTGATCGAAACGCTGAAGCTTGAAAAAATTGGTATGATATGGCACCCGGCATTAATACCGGTGATCGGACCACAGGCCTACGATCATGAAAGTGACAAAGTTACTACGACTGCCGAACTCTATGTCTCAGGGGACCGTAAGCTCATAGTCATGCAGATTCGTGCACCTCTGGTGAATGCAATGCAGGCGgatttcttggaaaaaatgacCGATTTCATTGGTGATCGACAACTCGCTGATGTTATTATACTTAGTAGCAGCTTTGCCCATGAGAACCACTCGATAGGATCCCGGCCGCATCGATACACAGCGAATGTTAAATTTCTTTCCACCTATTCAGCCGAATTGGATTCCTTACAATGGTCAAAACTGGAAGGACGCGTCATCCATGGAGGAGGATATGCGACTAGATTGTTGGACATTTGCACCGAAAAGCAGGTGGCTTGTTTCGTCTTGTTCAATTATGTTTCGGAAGGTGACAATACGGCAGATGCTGTACAGCTGGTTTCTCTGATGGATCGGTTGAAAAAACCATTACTCCCGAGGGAAGAAGACGGGCAGAAAATCAAGTTATCAATTCCGAGCTCGTGGAAACATTTGTTCGGAAATGCACCACCTGTGAACGTTTATTGA
- the LOC129777662 gene encoding dnaJ homolog subfamily C member 17, whose protein sequence is MLDVKKFSESDLYGLLGVEISATEAEIRKGYRKKALQCHPDKNPDNPKAAELFQELSKALEILIDASARSAYDRLLNAKKAAQLRTQQLDSKRQKLKNDLEERERRAKEEAGGPRASYKVNKTPEELFQEEFERLREEGSKLIEEEQELMRQQLREEKQMHSRAESGWDASKHRIKIKWPAGKDDPFNGGYSQEALNKFLSKYGEINVLVMSPKKNGSALVEFKTQEAAEMAVSYEKGRLDNPCCLEWIGDAPKNKNSRTGGSNTITDRDYESLVLRQLRQAEERRRLIEQMMREDAEEESFGK, encoded by the exons ATGCTGGATGTGAAGAAATTCAGCGAATCAGATCTTTACGGTCTGCTGGGTGTTGAAATAAGTGCGACCGAAGCGGAG ATTCGAAAAGGTTACCGCAAAAAGGCTCTGCAATGCCATCCGGACAAGAATCCCGATAACCCAAAAGCGGCGGAGCTTTTCCAGGAACTCTCCAAGGCACTAGAGATTCTAATCGACGCATCCGCACGAAGTGCATACGATAGGCTGTTAAACGCGAAGAAAGCCGCCCAGTTGAGGACACAGCAGCTGGACAGTAAACGACAGAAGCTCAAAAATGATCTGGAAGAAAGGGAACGTAGGGCGAAAGAGGAAGCTGGTGGGCCGAGAGCATCATACAAAGTGAACAAAACACCAGAGGAATTGTTCCAAGAGGAGTTCGAACGGCTACGGGAAGAAGGTTCAAAATTGATCGAGGAAGAGCAAGAACTCATGCGCCAACAGTTGCGTGAGGAGAAACAAATGCATTCGAGGGCTGAATCGGGCTGGGATGCTTCGAAGCATAGGATAAAAATCAAATGGCCTGCGGGAAAGGATGATCCTTTCAACGGTGGCTACTCGCAGGAGGCGTTGAATAAGTTTCTCTCAAAATATGGTGAAATTAATGTTTTGGTGATGAGCCCGAAAAAGAATGGAAGCGCACTGGTAGAGTTTAAAACGCAGGAAGCGGCCGAAATGGCGGTTAGTTATGAAAAGGGGCGGTTGGATAATCCCTGTTGTTTAGAGTGGATAGGAGATGCACCGAAGAACAAAAATAGCCGAACGGGAGGTTCCAATACCATCACTGATAGGGATTACGAAAGTTTAGTGCTAAGACAGCTTCGTCAAGCGGAAGAACGGAGACGTCTGATAGAACAAATGATGAGAGAAGATGCTGAAGAAGAGTCGTTCGGAAAGTAA